A section of the Salmo salar chromosome ssa05, Ssal_v3.1, whole genome shotgun sequence genome encodes:
- the LOC106604596 gene encoding fibroblast growth factor 18, translated as MSLLPSRFIYLCLHFLVLYFQLQESQQSSADFRIYIENHTRNPDDLSRKQIRIYQLYSRTTGKHVQILGKKVNANGDDGGKYALLIVETETFGSHIRIKGKESGHYICMNKNGKIVGKLNGRNQECVFVEEFLENNYTALVSAKYKGWYLGFNRKGRPKKGSRTTQTQQEVHFMKRHPKGKVDPLEEFRFTTVTKRTRRARRLKHNPKTN; from the exons ATGTCTCTTCTGCCTTCGAGGTTCATATACCT gtGTTTACATTTTCTGGTCCTCTATTTCCAGCTCCAG GAATCACAACAGAGCTCAGCTGATTTTAGGATCTATATCGAGAACCACACGCGGAACCCGGACGACCTGAGCCGGAAGCAGATCCGCATCTACCAATTGTACAGCCGCACCACGGGCAAGCACGTCCAGATCCTGGGCAAGAAGGTCAACGCCAACGGAGACGATGGGGGCAAGTACG CTCTTCTTATTGTTGAGACGGAAACCTTTGGGAGCCATATTCGAATAAAAGGGAAGGAGAGTGGGCATTACATCTGTATGAACAAGAATGGCAAAATAGTTGGAAAG CTCAATGGAAGGAACCAGGAGTGCGTCTTCGTGGAAGAATTCTTGGAGAACAACTACACAGCTCTCGTGTCAGCCAAGTACAAAGGCTGGTACCTGGGCTTCAACAGGAAGGGGAGGCCCAAAAAAGGATCGCGGACCACACAAACACAACAGGAAGTGCATTTCATGAAACGCCACCCAAAGGGTAAGGTGGACCCACTGGAAGAGTTTCGTTTCACTACAGTAACTAAGCGGACACGAAGGGCACGTCGCCTAAAACACAACCCCAAAACAAACTGA